The Trichocoleus sp. FACHB-46 genome contains a region encoding:
- a CDS encoding transposase, with the protein MIENQNVHLNGFGVYVKSRAQLAQSHQRWFRRWLSNRRIDVISAHHALIGQALSGWKSQRLYLGLDTTVVWNRFCIVWVGVVYRGRTVPVAWRVVAHSGSTVRLWTIQRVLRQVARLLPHEATIVLLADRGFADGKLMKYLKENLGWHFRIRIKRSFQFQYQGQWRKVSSVQLQPGQAYFTPAVSIGKTKPYPNVYLAFAHDQQSNEDWTIVSDEPTSLRTFAQYRFRFCVEESFLDLKSNGFNLESSRLRDQFALSQLCGVIALTMLFLILQGTQVVASGKRRQVDAHWQRGTSYLKLGWNWIRLAITHQWKIHVYPFLSCSPDPQPAIASKRQQGDALNREFTVLKRIPAS; encoded by the coding sequence ATGATTGAGAACCAAAACGTTCACCTCAATGGGTTTGGGGTATATGTGAAGAGTCGCGCTCAACTTGCCCAGTCCCACCAACGATGGTTTCGCCGCTGGTTGTCGAATCGGCGAATTGATGTCATCTCTGCTCATCATGCCCTCATCGGGCAAGCCCTGTCTGGATGGAAGAGCCAACGACTTTACCTAGGCCTCGATACAACAGTCGTATGGAATCGTTTTTGCATCGTCTGGGTTGGGGTCGTCTACCGAGGTAGGACCGTTCCAGTGGCTTGGCGAGTCGTGGCACATTCGGGCAGCACTGTGAGGCTGTGGACGATTCAACGGGTGTTGCGCCAAGTAGCACGACTCCTGCCCCATGAGGCGACAATTGTCCTTCTGGCAGACCGAGGCTTTGCCGATGGCAAGTTGATGAAGTATCTCAAGGAGAATCTAGGCTGGCATTTTCGCATCCGCATCAAACGCTCGTTCCAATTTCAGTACCAAGGCCAGTGGCGCAAGGTGTCGTCTGTACAACTGCAACCGGGACAAGCATACTTTACTCCTGCAGTGTCTATTGGCAAAACCAAGCCCTACCCCAATGTTTATCTCGCTTTTGCCCATGACCAGCAAAGTAACGAGGATTGGACAATTGTCAGCGACGAACCGACGAGTCTGCGAACCTTTGCTCAGTATCGATTCAGGTTTTGTGTGGAGGAATCATTTTTGGACCTCAAGTCCAATGGCTTCAACTTGGAGTCATCCAGACTGCGTGATCAGTTTGCCCTCTCTCAGCTATGCGGTGTGATTGCATTGACCATGCTGTTTCTGATATTGCAGGGGACACAAGTCGTTGCTTCAGGCAAGCGTCGTCAAGTGGATGCGCATTGGCAACGAGGCACGAGCTATCTCAAGCTGGGGTGGAACTGGATTCGTCTTGCTATCACTCATCAGTGGAAGATTCACGTTTATCCGTTCCTCTCCTGTTCACCTGACCCTCAGCCTGCGATTGCGTCCAAAC